In a genomic window of Gambusia affinis linkage group LG04, SWU_Gaff_1.0, whole genome shotgun sequence:
- the acsl1a gene encoding long-chain-fatty-acid--CoA ligase 1a isoform X2, with product MQAQEVLRQLRIPELDDFRQYVRGFPTNALMGMGAFAAITTYWFASRPKALKPPCDLTLQSLEIPGGDRARRSVLSDSDYEYMTHYYSDAQTMYDVFLRGLRVSNNGPCLGSRKPNQPYEWLSYQEVVDRGQHIGSALLHRGHFHTGDKFIGIFSQNRPEWTISELACYTYSLVAVPLYDTLGTEAIGYIIEKAAISTVICDVAEKARMILDCIGGQGKTVKTIVLMEAFDKDLVSRGTQSRVEILTLKEFEAIGEANHQRPTPPKPNDLAIICFTSGTTGNPKGAMLTHGNVISNTAAFIKVTQDTLKPSSKDVLISFLPLAHMFERVVEGVILIHGARIGYFQGDIRLLMDDLKTLQPTVFPVVPRLLNRMFDKVFSQANTPLKRWLLDFAFRRKESELKNGVMRKDSMWDKLIFKKVQMSLGGRVRLMITGAAPVSPTILTFLRAALGCQFYEGYGQTECTAGCTMSMPGDWSAGHVGPPLPCNAVKLVDVAEMNYLAANGEGEVCVKGPNVFKGYLKDPERTAEAIDKDGWLHTGDIGKWLPNGVLKIIDRKKHIFKLAQGEYIAPEKIETIYNRSDPVAQIFVHGESLKACLVGIVVPDPDFLPIWANKKGFEGSYLELCRNKDVKAAILEDILMLGKEGGLKSFEQVRDIALHPEMFSVQNGLLTPTLKAKRNELRSHFREQIDELYAKIKM from the exons ATGCAGGCTCAGGAAGTCCTCAGACAGCTGCGGATTCCAGAGCTGGACGACTTTCGACAGTATGTCCGGGGCTTTCCTACGAATGCCCTCATGGGTATGGGCGCCTTCGCCGCCATCACCACCTACTGGTTTGCCTCCAGACCGAAAGCTCTCAAGCCACCATGCGACCTTACACTGCAGTCACTGGAAATACCT GGGGGAGATCGTGCCAGAAGGTCTGTCCTAAGTGACAGCGACTACGAGTACATGACACATTATTACAGCGATGCACAAACAATGTATGACGTGTTCCTGCGAGGACTCAGGGTGTCAA ATAACGGACCTTGCCTTGGGTCGAGGAAGCCAAACCAACCGTATGAGTGGCTGTCGTATCAAGAG GTCGTGGACAGAGGACAGCACATCGGTTCTGCCCTTCTTCACAGAGGTCACTTTCACACAGGCGACAAGTTTATTGGCATCTTTTCACAAAACAGACCCGAG TGGACGATTTCAGAGCTGGCCTGTTACACATACAGCTTGGTTGCTGTCCCGCTGTACGACACGCTCGGCACAGAGGCCATCGGCTACATTATTGAAAAAG CCGCCATTTCAACAGTGATATGTGACGTAGCCGAAAAGGCTCGGATGATTCTGGACTGCATCGGCGGCCAGGGGAAGACCGTGAAGACCATCGTTCTCATGGAAGCTTTCGACAAGGATCTGGTGAGCCGAGGAACGCAGAGCAGGGTTGAGATTCTCACTCTGAAGGAGTTTGAG gccATCGGTGAAGCTAATCATCAGAGACCAACG CCTCCCAAACCAAATGACCTGGCAATCATCTGCTTTACATCTGGAACTACAG GAAACCCTAAAGGTGCAATGCTTACTCATGGAAATGTTATCTCCAACACCGCAGCGTTCATTAAAGTaacacag GACACACTGAAGCCCAGTTCCAAAGATGTGCTGATCTCCTTCCTCCCTCTGGCCCACATGTTTGAGAGGGTGGTGGAG ggtGTCATCCTCATCCACGGGGCACGGATCGGCTACTTCCAGGGCGACATTCGACTCCTAATGGACGATCTGAAAACTCTGCAGCCAACAGTTTTCCCCGTCGTCCCGCGTCTCCTCAACCGCATGTTTGACAAG GTGTTCAGCCAGGCCAACACACCTCTGAAAAGATGGCTTCTGGATTTCGCCTTCAGAAGGAAGGAATCTGAGCTGAAAAATGGGGTGATGAGAAAGGACAGCATGTGGGATAAACTCATCTTCAAAAAAGTGCAG ATGAGCCTGGGCGGTCGAGTCAGACTCATGATCACCGGAGCGGCCCCCGTCTCTCCGACCATCCTGACTTTCCTACGAGCCGCTCTCGGCTGCCAG TTTTACGAAGGCTACGGCCAGACCGAATGCACGGCCGGGTGCACCATGTCCATGCCTGGAGACTGGTCAGCAG GTCACGTTGGGCCTCCTCTGCCATGCAATGCGGTAAAACTAGTGGATGTGGCAGAAATGAATTACCTAGCAGCAAACGGAGAAGGAGAG GTGTGTGTCAAAGGACCAAACGTATTCAAGGGATACTTGAAAGACCCTGAGAGAACAGCAGAGGCAATCGACAAGGATGGATGGCTGCACACTGGCGACATTGGGAAATGGCTTCCA aatgGCGTTCTGAAGATCATTGacagaaagaaacacattttcaagCTGGCACAAGGAGAGTACATCGCCCCGGAGAAAATCGAGACCATCTATAACCGCAGCGATCCAGTGGCTCAGATATTTGTTCATGGGGAAAGCTTAAAG GCATGTCTGGTGGGGATAGTGGTACCAGACCCAGACTTTTTACCTATTTGGGCCAATAAAAAAGGATTTGAAGGATCCTACCTTGAGCTGTGCAGGAACAAG GATGTAAAGGCGGCCATTCTGGAGGACATTTTGATGTTGGGCAAAGAAGGTGGACTAAAGTCTTTTGAACAG GTGAGAGACATTGCATTACATCCCGAGATGTTTTCTGTTCAAAACGGTCTGCTGACCCCCACCCTGAAGGCCAAGAGGAACGAGCTCCGGAGTCACTTCAGAGAGCAGATTGATGAACTTTAtgccaaaatcaaaatgtga
- the helt gene encoding hairy and enhancer of split-related protein helt, with translation MASKMKDRKRTPISHKVIEKRRRDRINRCLNELGKTVPMALAKQNSGKLEKAEILEMTVQYLRALHSADFPRGREKGELLAEFANYFHYGYHECMKNLVHYLTTEDRAETKDIKYARIIAFLQSKSRAVTEPVFGSVGSMSDPPDYLGHLHSSPEHQSHSPSDSMYQQSPTGHFSWHGSGRSQGISYPAVPLSAHTQQHGGYLSPVQGLDHHYFNFIGHTHANTFSLHSAQHAM, from the exons ATGGCATCAAAGATGAAGGACAGGAAG agaACTCCAATTTCCCACAAAGTTATTGAGAAAAGAAGACGGGACCGCATTAACCGTTGCCTAAACGAACTGGGGAAAACCGTACCGATGGCGCTGGCTAAGCAG AACtctggaaaactggaaaaagcTGAAATCTTGGAGATGACTGTTCAGTACCTACGAGCTCTGCACTCCGCGGATTTTCCCCGTGGGAGAGAAAAAG GCGAGCTGCTGGCTGAATTCGCAAACTACTTCCATTACGGATACCACGAGTGTATGAAGAACCTGGTGCACTACCTGACCACGGAGGACAGAGCCGAGACCAAGGACATCAAGTACGCGCGGATCATCGCCTTTTTACAGTCCAAGTCTCGCGCGGTCACCGAGCCCGTGTTCGGCTCCGTGGGCTCGATGTCTGACCCACCCGACTATCTTGGCCACCTGCACTCCTCCCCGGAGCACCAGAGCCACAGCCCCTCGGACTCAATGTACCAGCAGAGCCCAACAGGACACTTCTCCTGGCACGGCTCCGGACGCAGTCAGGGCATTTCCTATCCTGCGGTGCCGCTCTCTGCGCACACGCAGCAGCACGGAGGATACTTGTCGCCGGTGCAGGGACTCGATCACCATTACTTCAACTTTATAGGTCACACGCACGCGAACACGTTCAGTTTGCATAGCGCTCAGCACgccatgtaa
- the acsl1a gene encoding long-chain-fatty-acid--CoA ligase 1a isoform X1 has product MQAQEVLRQLRIPELDDFRQYVRGFPTNALMGMGAFAAITTYWFASRPKALKPPCDLTLQSLEIPGGDRARRSVLSDSDYEYMTHYYSDAQTMYDVFLRGLRVSNNGPCLGSRKPNQPYEWLSYQEVVDRGQHIGSALLHRGHFHTGDKFIGIFSQNRPEWTISELACYTYSLVAVPLYDTLGTEAIGYIIEKAAISTVICDVAEKARMILDCIGGQGKTVKTIVLMEAFDKDLVSRGTQSRVEILTLKEFEAIGEANHQRPTPPKPNDLAIICFTSGTTGNPKGAMLTHGNVISNTAAFIKVTQIHCMLNLHDIHISYLPLAHMFERVVQGVILIHGARIGYFQGDIRLLMDDLKTLQPTVFPVVPRLLNRMFDKVFSQANTPLKRWLLDFAFRRKESELKNGVMRKDSMWDKLIFKKVQMSLGGRVRLMITGAAPVSPTILTFLRAALGCQFYEGYGQTECTAGCTMSMPGDWSAGHVGPPLPCNAVKLVDVAEMNYLAANGEGEVCVKGPNVFKGYLKDPERTAEAIDKDGWLHTGDIGKWLPNGVLKIIDRKKHIFKLAQGEYIAPEKIETIYNRSDPVAQIFVHGESLKACLVGIVVPDPDFLPIWANKKGFEGSYLELCRNKDVKAAILEDILMLGKEGGLKSFEQVRDIALHPEMFSVQNGLLTPTLKAKRNELRSHFREQIDELYAKIKM; this is encoded by the exons ATGCAGGCTCAGGAAGTCCTCAGACAGCTGCGGATTCCAGAGCTGGACGACTTTCGACAGTATGTCCGGGGCTTTCCTACGAATGCCCTCATGGGTATGGGCGCCTTCGCCGCCATCACCACCTACTGGTTTGCCTCCAGACCGAAAGCTCTCAAGCCACCATGCGACCTTACACTGCAGTCACTGGAAATACCT GGGGGAGATCGTGCCAGAAGGTCTGTCCTAAGTGACAGCGACTACGAGTACATGACACATTATTACAGCGATGCACAAACAATGTATGACGTGTTCCTGCGAGGACTCAGGGTGTCAA ATAACGGACCTTGCCTTGGGTCGAGGAAGCCAAACCAACCGTATGAGTGGCTGTCGTATCAAGAG GTCGTGGACAGAGGACAGCACATCGGTTCTGCCCTTCTTCACAGAGGTCACTTTCACACAGGCGACAAGTTTATTGGCATCTTTTCACAAAACAGACCCGAG TGGACGATTTCAGAGCTGGCCTGTTACACATACAGCTTGGTTGCTGTCCCGCTGTACGACACGCTCGGCACAGAGGCCATCGGCTACATTATTGAAAAAG CCGCCATTTCAACAGTGATATGTGACGTAGCCGAAAAGGCTCGGATGATTCTGGACTGCATCGGCGGCCAGGGGAAGACCGTGAAGACCATCGTTCTCATGGAAGCTTTCGACAAGGATCTGGTGAGCCGAGGAACGCAGAGCAGGGTTGAGATTCTCACTCTGAAGGAGTTTGAG gccATCGGTGAAGCTAATCATCAGAGACCAACG CCTCCCAAACCAAATGACCTGGCAATCATCTGCTTTACATCTGGAACTACAG GAAACCCTAAAGGTGCAATGCTTACTCATGGAAATGTTATCTCCAACACCGCAGCGTTCATTAAAGTaacacag ATACACTGCATGCTGAACCTCCATGACATTCATATATCCTATCTCCCGCTAGCTCACATGTTTGAACGGGTTGTGCAG ggtGTCATCCTCATCCACGGGGCACGGATCGGCTACTTCCAGGGCGACATTCGACTCCTAATGGACGATCTGAAAACTCTGCAGCCAACAGTTTTCCCCGTCGTCCCGCGTCTCCTCAACCGCATGTTTGACAAG GTGTTCAGCCAGGCCAACACACCTCTGAAAAGATGGCTTCTGGATTTCGCCTTCAGAAGGAAGGAATCTGAGCTGAAAAATGGGGTGATGAGAAAGGACAGCATGTGGGATAAACTCATCTTCAAAAAAGTGCAG ATGAGCCTGGGCGGTCGAGTCAGACTCATGATCACCGGAGCGGCCCCCGTCTCTCCGACCATCCTGACTTTCCTACGAGCCGCTCTCGGCTGCCAG TTTTACGAAGGCTACGGCCAGACCGAATGCACGGCCGGGTGCACCATGTCCATGCCTGGAGACTGGTCAGCAG GTCACGTTGGGCCTCCTCTGCCATGCAATGCGGTAAAACTAGTGGATGTGGCAGAAATGAATTACCTAGCAGCAAACGGAGAAGGAGAG GTGTGTGTCAAAGGACCAAACGTATTCAAGGGATACTTGAAAGACCCTGAGAGAACAGCAGAGGCAATCGACAAGGATGGATGGCTGCACACTGGCGACATTGGGAAATGGCTTCCA aatgGCGTTCTGAAGATCATTGacagaaagaaacacattttcaagCTGGCACAAGGAGAGTACATCGCCCCGGAGAAAATCGAGACCATCTATAACCGCAGCGATCCAGTGGCTCAGATATTTGTTCATGGGGAAAGCTTAAAG GCATGTCTGGTGGGGATAGTGGTACCAGACCCAGACTTTTTACCTATTTGGGCCAATAAAAAAGGATTTGAAGGATCCTACCTTGAGCTGTGCAGGAACAAG GATGTAAAGGCGGCCATTCTGGAGGACATTTTGATGTTGGGCAAAGAAGGTGGACTAAAGTCTTTTGAACAG GTGAGAGACATTGCATTACATCCCGAGATGTTTTCTGTTCAAAACGGTCTGCTGACCCCCACCCTGAAGGCCAAGAGGAACGAGCTCCGGAGTCACTTCAGAGAGCAGATTGATGAACTTTAtgccaaaatcaaaatgtga